Proteins encoded within one genomic window of Methanothrix harundinacea 6Ac:
- a CDS encoding ATP-binding protein, which translates to MKIAITGKGGVGKTTLAGTLARLFARDGYNVIAIDADPDMNLASALGVAKNPRPITDYKEMVQERASAEFGMFKLNPKVDDVIEKCGCVGPDGVKLAVMGTIDTGGSGCMCPETAFLRALLRHVILREKDLVILDMEAGIEHLGRGTTRGVDVMIAVVEPGLRSVETLERIKRLAKDLGIERVMAVINKAPEEQAKIREKLAEMNVPVLGMIPFDRSLMDADLAGMSPLDVGGPGIEAIKEIKGKLEELFGSMAKEAAEKGGRAL; encoded by the coding sequence ATCAAGATAGCCATCACTGGAAAGGGGGGCGTCGGGAAGACCACCCTCGCCGGAACCCTCGCCCGGCTCTTCGCCCGGGACGGGTACAACGTCATCGCGATAGACGCAGACCCCGACATGAACCTCGCCTCCGCCCTGGGGGTCGCCAAGAACCCGCGGCCCATCACCGACTACAAGGAGATGGTCCAGGAGAGGGCGAGCGCCGAGTTCGGGATGTTCAAGCTCAACCCCAAAGTAGACGACGTCATCGAGAAGTGCGGCTGCGTCGGCCCCGACGGGGTGAAGCTGGCGGTGATGGGGACGATCGACACCGGCGGAAGCGGCTGCATGTGCCCCGAGACCGCCTTCCTCCGGGCCCTCCTCCGGCACGTCATCCTGCGGGAGAAGGACCTGGTGATCCTGGACATGGAGGCGGGGATCGAGCACCTCGGCCGCGGGACGACCAGGGGGGTCGACGTCATGATCGCCGTCGTCGAGCCGGGGCTCCGCTCCGTCGAGACCCTGGAGAGGATCAAGAGGCTCGCCAAGGACCTGGGGATCGAGAGGGTGATGGCCGTCATCAACAAGGCCCCCGAGGAGCAGGCGAAGATAAGAGAGAAGCTGGCGGAGATGAACGTCCCCGTCCTGGGGATGATCCCCTTCGACAGAAGCCTGATGGACGCGGACCTCGCCGGAATGTCGCCCCTGGACGTCGGCGGACCCGGCATAGAGGCGATTAAGGAGATCAAGGGGAAGCTGGAGGAGCTCTTCGGCTCGATGGCCAAGGAGGCGGCGGAGAAGGGCGGGAGGGCCTTGTAG